The following coding sequences lie in one Candidatus Planktophila sulfonica genomic window:
- the rapZ gene encoding RNase adapter RapZ, which yields MATQELLILTGMSGAGRSTVAHALEDLGWYVVDNLPPALLPQLTEQSLDTHAALAVVVDVRGGKFFDELNNALSQLKSSSTPYRLLFLDATDQALVQRFESTRRPHPLQAKDRIVDGIARERAKLEEIRAQADVVIDSSNLNVHQLEKRTSEIFAAGMLPSLRVNVLSFGYKYGIPVDSDLVLDCRFIPNPHWIPELRPLNGLDKPVSDKVLGSDGVEDFVKSYVGVVQKMIPGYFREGKKYVTIAIGCTGGKHRSVAIAEEIARQLTTSSKDLEITAHATHRDVGRE from the coding sequence ATGGCGACACAAGAACTTCTGATTCTTACAGGCATGTCAGGTGCTGGGCGCTCAACAGTTGCCCACGCACTAGAAGATCTCGGTTGGTATGTCGTCGATAACCTGCCTCCGGCGCTTTTGCCGCAACTCACCGAACAGAGCCTTGATACCCATGCTGCTCTCGCTGTCGTTGTCGATGTTCGCGGCGGAAAATTCTTTGATGAACTCAATAACGCACTTTCACAGCTGAAGAGTTCATCTACTCCCTACCGTCTACTCTTTCTCGACGCCACAGATCAAGCGCTCGTTCAGCGCTTTGAATCAACGCGTCGTCCCCATCCATTGCAGGCAAAAGATCGCATCGTTGACGGAATTGCACGCGAACGCGCAAAGCTTGAGGAAATCCGCGCACAAGCCGATGTCGTCATTGACTCTTCCAACCTCAACGTTCATCAACTAGAAAAGCGCACTTCTGAGATCTTTGCAGCAGGAATGCTGCCAAGCCTTCGCGTCAATGTTCTCTCATTCGGTTACAAGTACGGAATTCCGGTTGATTCAGATCTCGTTCTTGATTGTCGCTTCATTCCGAATCCGCATTGGATTCCTGAACTTCGTCCATTGAATGGTCTGGATAAACCTGTCTCTGACAAAGTCCTCGGCAGTGATGGTGTCGAAGATTTCGTGAAGAGTTACGTCGGCGTCGTGCAGAAGATGATTCCTGGATATTTCCGCGAAGGTAAGAAGTACGTAACAATTGCGATTGGTTGTACAGGTGGAAAGCATCGCTCTGTCGCAATCGCTGAAGAAATTGCTCGTCAGTTGACGACCTCATCTAAGGATCTTGAGATCACAGCTCATGCAACACACCGCGATGTAGGACGGGAATGA
- the gap gene encoding type I glyceraldehyde-3-phosphate dehydrogenase, whose amino-acid sequence MMINVGINGFGRIGRNFFRAALTNPNINIVGINDLTDNATLAHLLKYDSILGRLGLEVSHTEDTITVGGKTIKVFADRDPANLPWASVKADIVIESTGHFTKAADAQKHITAGAKKVIISAPATDEDITIVMGVNHENYDPAKHNVISNASCTTNCLAPMAKVLDEKFGIVRGLMTTIHAYTNDQVILDFPHKDLRRARAAATNIIPSSTGAAKAISLVLPQLKGKLDGFAMRVPVPTGSATDLTVELAKEATAAEINAAMKEAANGSLKGFLTYTEDQIVSSDIVTDPSSCIFDAGLTKAIGSTVKVVGWYDNEWGYSNRLVDLVGYVGKSL is encoded by the coding sequence ATAATGATTAATGTCGGAATTAATGGTTTTGGACGTATTGGCCGCAACTTCTTTCGCGCAGCGCTCACAAACCCAAACATCAATATCGTAGGTATCAACGACCTCACAGATAACGCAACTCTTGCTCACTTGCTCAAGTACGACTCAATCTTGGGACGCCTTGGACTTGAAGTATCACACACAGAAGACACCATTACTGTCGGCGGAAAGACCATCAAGGTATTTGCAGATCGCGATCCAGCAAACCTTCCTTGGGCATCAGTCAAGGCAGATATCGTCATTGAATCAACAGGCCACTTCACAAAGGCAGCAGATGCGCAGAAGCACATCACAGCTGGAGCTAAGAAGGTCATCATCTCTGCACCTGCAACAGATGAAGACATCACAATCGTGATGGGTGTAAACCACGAGAACTACGACCCAGCAAAGCACAACGTGATCTCAAACGCTTCATGTACAACTAACTGCCTTGCTCCAATGGCAAAGGTTTTGGATGAGAAGTTCGGAATCGTCCGTGGTCTCATGACAACAATCCACGCGTACACAAACGACCAGGTTATCCTCGACTTCCCACACAAGGATCTCCGTCGCGCACGTGCTGCAGCGACAAATATCATCCCAAGCTCAACAGGTGCTGCAAAGGCAATCTCTTTGGTACTTCCACAGCTCAAGGGCAAGCTCGATGGTTTCGCAATGCGCGTACCTGTACCAACAGGTTCAGCTACAGACCTCACAGTCGAGCTTGCAAAGGAAGCAACAGCTGCTGAGATCAACGCAGCGATGAAGGAAGCAGCAAACGGTTCACTCAAGGGCTTCCTCACATACACAGAAGATCAGATCGTTTCTTCAGATATCGTGACAGATCCTTCTTCATGTATCTTCGATGCAGGTCTTACAAAGGCAATCGGATCAACAGTCAAGGTTGTTGGTTGGTATGACAACGAATGGGGCTACTCAAACCGCCTCGTTGACCTTGTTGGATATGTAGGTAAGTCCCTCTAA
- the secG gene encoding preprotein translocase subunit SecG codes for MALALSIFLVITSVLMILLVLLHKGKGSGLSDLFGGGVSSNYGGSSVVERNLDRITIVVGGLWFAGVVSLSLVLKG; via the coding sequence ATGGCTTTAGCTCTATCAATCTTTCTTGTCATCACAAGCGTCTTGATGATTCTTCTCGTCTTGCTTCACAAGGGCAAAGGTTCAGGCCTCTCCGATCTATTCGGTGGTGGCGTCTCATCAAATTACGGCGGATCATCTGTCGTCGAGCGAAACCTTGATCGAATCACAATCGTTGTAGGCGGACTCTGGTTCGCTGGCGTTGTTAGCCTCTCACTCGTTTT
- the whiA gene encoding DNA-binding protein WhiA, which produces MAMTAAVKDELSRLSVTKPCCRKAEVSSLLRFAGGLHIAAGKVVIEVELDTSQSARRLKKDIADIYGHDSDLAVLSSSGLRKGSRYVVRVIEAGDALARQTGLIDANGRPVRGLPPQVVAANVCDAEAAWRGAFIAHGSLTEPGRSSSLEITCPGPEAALALVGAARRLNIVAKAREVRGVDRVVIRDGDAIGVLLTRLGAHESVLAWEERRMRREVRATANRLANFDDANLRRSARAAVAAAARVQRAMEILGPEIPDHLKEAGELRISHGQASLEELGSLATPPMTKDAIAGRIRRLLAMADKRAQELGIPDTEAGLSPDLLGE; this is translated from the coding sequence ATGGCAATGACAGCGGCAGTGAAGGATGAGCTCAGTCGTCTCTCCGTGACCAAGCCTTGTTGTCGCAAAGCTGAAGTTTCCTCACTCTTGCGTTTCGCTGGCGGACTTCATATCGCGGCAGGAAAAGTTGTTATTGAAGTCGAGCTCGATACCTCACAGAGCGCACGACGTCTTAAGAAAGATATCGCCGATATTTACGGCCACGACAGTGATTTAGCGGTGCTTTCTTCAAGTGGGCTTCGTAAAGGATCGCGCTACGTGGTTCGGGTTATTGAGGCAGGAGATGCTCTTGCTCGCCAGACAGGCTTGATTGATGCAAATGGTCGCCCAGTTCGTGGACTCCCACCGCAAGTTGTTGCAGCAAATGTCTGCGATGCCGAAGCTGCATGGCGTGGCGCATTTATTGCACATGGTTCATTGACTGAGCCAGGTCGCTCTTCATCTCTCGAAATTACCTGCCCAGGTCCAGAAGCAGCTCTTGCTCTTGTTGGCGCAGCGCGTCGACTCAATATCGTTGCAAAGGCACGAGAAGTTCGTGGCGTAGATCGTGTTGTTATTCGCGATGGAGATGCGATTGGTGTTCTGCTCACTCGCCTCGGCGCACATGAGAGCGTCCTTGCCTGGGAAGAACGTCGCATGCGTCGTGAAGTGCGGGCAACAGCAAACCGTCTTGCCAACTTTGATGATGCAAACTTGCGCCGTTCTGCGCGAGCAGCTGTTGCAGCTGCAGCACGAGTACAACGTGCCATGGAAATCCTCGGTCCAGAAATTCCAGATCACTTGAAGGAAGCTGGCGAACTTCGAATTTCTCACGGACAAGCAAGTCTTGAAGAACTCGGTTCACTTGCGACCCCGCCAATGACTAAGGATGCAATCGCAGGTCGCATCCGCCGCCTCCTTGCTATGGCAGATAAGCGCGCACAGGAGCTCGGAATTCCTGACACTGAAGCGGGACTTTCTCCAGATCTACTCGGCGAGTAA
- the uvrC gene encoding excinuclease ABC subunit UvrC, whose protein sequence is MAEPSSYRPKEIPEEPGVYRFYNGSDKVIYVGKAKNLKNRLTTYFGSNLAQKTYRMVHEAVRVDWTIVGTELEALALEFSWIKQYHPTYNVQFKDDKSYPYLAISMADEFPRIFITRKEKRPGLKYFGPYTNAWALRNTYEVLLKVFPVRSCSAGNFQRAQRTKRQCLLGDIGKCAAPCVGWVTPEEHKEIAVKLDAFMEKGMENLLPTLRAEMATASEKEEFERAARLRDQIESFEKAQRSTQGNLSDDLDGDFISLHEEGLHAAGSIFIVRRGSIKGSRSWIVDQERALEGDDQIGSLFFSIYSQSAPADIPSEIYLNAEPADRIALEEWLTSLRGARVSIKVPQRGEKVELLQTVERNAHYALVQYLSKRATDAAVSGKALLELEEELQLSRTPLRIECYDISNISGTTVVASMVVFEDGLAKKSEYRRFIIDTDTAQDDTRAMHQVITRRMKRLLADRNVNQSEVAETGGKLGKFAYPPQLIVVDGGAPQVAAAQRALDELGITDVALCGLAKRLEEVWMPGDKDPLILPRTSEGMYLLQRIRDEAHRFAITFHRSRRSKVMLESLLDEIPQLGETRRAALLDRFGSVTAMRKATADELASTPGIGATIASIIFTHLQSLSQSGVELAGVDMATGEILDT, encoded by the coding sequence ATGGCTGAGCCATCCAGTTATCGCCCCAAGGAGATTCCTGAAGAGCCTGGCGTCTATCGTTTCTATAACGGCAGCGACAAAGTTATCTATGTCGGTAAGGCAAAGAACTTAAAGAATCGACTCACAACCTACTTCGGATCAAATCTGGCACAGAAGACGTACCGCATGGTTCATGAAGCAGTACGCGTCGACTGGACAATTGTTGGCACCGAACTTGAAGCACTCGCTCTCGAATTCTCTTGGATCAAGCAGTATCACCCGACCTATAACGTGCAATTTAAAGACGATAAGTCATATCCATATTTAGCCATTTCCATGGCCGATGAATTTCCTCGCATCTTCATTACTCGTAAAGAGAAGCGACCTGGGCTTAAATACTTTGGACCATATACAAATGCTTGGGCGCTTCGAAATACGTATGAAGTACTTCTCAAGGTATTCCCAGTTCGTTCTTGCAGCGCCGGAAACTTTCAGCGAGCTCAACGCACCAAGCGCCAATGTCTCTTGGGGGATATCGGAAAGTGTGCAGCTCCATGCGTTGGTTGGGTGACCCCAGAAGAACATAAAGAGATTGCCGTAAAGCTCGATGCCTTTATGGAGAAAGGTATGGAGAACCTTCTTCCAACCCTGCGCGCCGAAATGGCGACAGCATCTGAAAAGGAAGAGTTTGAACGTGCAGCTCGTCTACGCGATCAGATCGAATCATTCGAAAAGGCGCAACGATCTACTCAAGGAAATCTCTCTGATGATCTCGACGGAGATTTCATCTCGCTCCATGAAGAAGGCCTGCATGCCGCTGGCTCAATCTTCATTGTTCGTCGCGGTTCGATTAAGGGATCGCGCTCATGGATTGTTGATCAAGAACGTGCCCTTGAAGGTGATGATCAAATTGGCTCGCTCTTCTTCTCAATCTATAGCCAGAGCGCACCTGCCGATATTCCATCTGAAATTTATCTCAACGCCGAACCTGCTGATCGCATAGCGCTAGAGGAATGGTTGACCTCTCTGCGTGGTGCGCGAGTATCAATCAAGGTGCCGCAACGTGGGGAAAAGGTGGAACTTCTGCAAACTGTCGAGCGCAATGCTCACTACGCACTCGTCCAATACTTGAGCAAGCGAGCAACAGATGCAGCCGTATCTGGCAAAGCCCTTCTTGAACTTGAAGAAGAGCTCCAACTTTCTCGGACACCACTTCGCATTGAGTGTTATGACATCTCAAATATTTCCGGTACAACTGTCGTTGCATCTATGGTGGTCTTTGAAGATGGCCTAGCCAAGAAGAGCGAATATCGCAGATTCATCATCGATACCGATACTGCCCAAGATGACACTCGTGCGATGCATCAGGTGATTACGCGCCGCATGAAACGACTGCTGGCTGATCGCAATGTAAATCAAAGTGAGGTGGCTGAGACCGGTGGCAAACTCGGTAAATTTGCATATCCGCCACAACTCATCGTTGTTGACGGTGGAGCGCCACAAGTTGCCGCCGCGCAGCGAGCACTTGATGAACTTGGAATAACAGATGTCGCTCTCTGCGGTTTAGCTAAGCGACTTGAGGAAGTGTGGATGCCGGGGGATAAGGACCCACTGATCTTGCCGCGCACATCTGAAGGAATGTATCTACTTCAACGCATCCGCGATGAGGCGCATAGATTCGCCATCACTTTCCATAGATCGCGTCGCTCAAAGGTTATGCTCGAATCTCTGCTGGATGAGATTCCACAACTAGGAGAAACACGGCGCGCAGCGCTCCTCGATAGGTTCGGATCAGTAACTGCAATGCGCAAGGCGACCGCCGACGAGCTTGCATCTACTCCCGGCATTGGCGCAACGATTGCATCCATCATCTTTACCCACCTGCAGAGCTTGTCCCAGTCGGGCGTTGAATTGGCAGGCGTTGATATGGCAACAGGCGAGATACTTGACACCTAA
- a CDS encoding gluconeogenesis factor YvcK family protein has product MSQERKVVALGGGHGLAATLTALRSFTSSITAVVTVADNGGSSGRLRTEFPILPPGDLRMALAALCSDDEWGRSWAEIMQYRFTSEGELNGHAVGNLLLAALWDRDEDTVAGLDRVGALLKVIGRVLPMASEPLDIEATFENSIGTKIVRGQAEVATTKGRLKSIRIIPENPTAYPEALTAIADAEWITMGPGSWFSSVIPHLLVPAQRDAIVASQAKKILLLNLDTADKSAGEYAGYSPLEHLRILSEYAPELHFDCVAIDSSADGQDELRAHLSTIGSELVVADLRSAGSPLHHDVKKLGQLFSHIDSEILVG; this is encoded by the coding sequence ATGAGTCAAGAAAGAAAAGTAGTAGCCCTCGGTGGAGGACATGGCTTAGCCGCAACTCTCACCGCGCTCCGTAGTTTTACTTCGAGCATCACTGCAGTTGTTACCGTTGCAGATAATGGTGGATCTAGCGGGCGTCTTCGTACTGAGTTTCCTATTCTGCCTCCAGGTGATTTACGTATGGCACTGGCAGCGCTCTGCAGCGATGATGAGTGGGGCAGAAGCTGGGCTGAGATCATGCAATATCGCTTTACCAGCGAAGGCGAACTCAATGGCCATGCAGTTGGCAATCTTTTACTCGCAGCGTTATGGGATCGCGATGAAGATACCGTCGCTGGTTTAGATCGCGTTGGAGCACTTCTTAAAGTGATTGGCCGCGTGCTGCCGATGGCATCAGAACCTCTGGATATCGAGGCCACCTTTGAGAATTCCATCGGGACAAAGATTGTTCGTGGCCAAGCTGAAGTTGCCACAACAAAGGGAAGACTTAAATCAATCCGCATCATTCCTGAAAATCCAACTGCTTATCCAGAAGCGCTCACTGCAATCGCTGATGCTGAGTGGATAACGATGGGACCTGGTTCTTGGTTCTCGAGTGTTATTCCGCATCTTCTGGTTCCCGCACAACGTGATGCCATCGTTGCATCTCAGGCAAAGAAGATTCTGCTACTCAATCTCGATACTGCAGATAAATCAGCAGGGGAGTACGCAGGTTATTCACCACTCGAACACCTTCGCATCTTGTCCGAATATGCCCCGGAACTTCACTTTGATTGCGTTGCGATCGACAGCTCTGCCGATGGGCAGGACGAATTACGTGCACATCTTTCAACCATAGGTTCAGAGTTGGTGGTCGCAGATTTACGCAGTGCAGGGTCGCCTCTGCACCATGATGTGAAAAAATTAGGTCAACTTTTCTCACACATTGACTCCGAAATACTGGTTGGATAA
- a CDS encoding phosphoglycerate kinase, with product MSSLADLDVAGKRVFLRCDLNVPLKEGKITDDGRIRASLPTINALLAKGASIVIAAHLGRPKGEAKPELSLAPVAVRLSELLGKPVQFAGAITGADVTAKAEALAAGEVLLLENIRFSSAETSKDESERAALASELAKLADFYVGDGFGAVHRKHASVFDLAKLLPHAAGTLVAAEVEVLKKLTIDPVRPYGVVLGGSKVSDKIGVISNLLGKVDVMAIGGGMLFTFLAAQGKEIGSSLVERDLIDTVKGLIKQAEDSGVKLLLPTDIVVAPTFSVDATPTLVSADAIPADQMGLDIGPETAAAFAAAIKTCKTVFWNGPMGVFEFPNFAHGTKVVAQALTEVPGISVVGGGDSAAAVRALGFADSAFGYISTGGGASLEYLEGKELPGLTALDL from the coding sequence ATGTCTTCTTTGGCTGACCTAGATGTAGCTGGTAAGCGCGTATTTTTGCGTTGCGATCTCAACGTTCCTTTGAAAGAAGGAAAGATCACTGATGATGGCCGTATTCGCGCTTCACTTCCGACTATCAATGCCCTCCTTGCAAAAGGTGCAAGCATTGTTATTGCAGCTCATCTAGGTCGACCAAAAGGCGAGGCAAAACCTGAACTTTCACTTGCACCTGTTGCAGTTCGACTCTCTGAACTTCTTGGAAAGCCTGTGCAATTCGCAGGTGCAATCACTGGTGCAGATGTCACAGCAAAAGCTGAGGCACTTGCAGCAGGTGAGGTTCTCCTCCTAGAAAATATCCGATTCAGCTCAGCCGAGACATCCAAGGATGAATCAGAGCGCGCTGCACTTGCTTCAGAGCTTGCAAAGTTAGCTGACTTCTACGTCGGCGATGGCTTCGGCGCAGTGCACCGCAAGCACGCCTCTGTATTTGATTTAGCGAAACTTCTCCCGCATGCAGCAGGAACTCTCGTTGCCGCAGAAGTTGAAGTTCTCAAGAAGCTCACCATTGATCCTGTACGTCCATATGGCGTGGTTCTTGGTGGTTCAAAAGTTTCAGACAAGATTGGTGTTATCTCAAACCTTCTTGGAAAAGTTGATGTCATGGCTATCGGTGGCGGAATGCTCTTCACATTCCTTGCAGCGCAAGGCAAAGAGATTGGTTCTTCACTTGTAGAACGCGATCTCATTGATACCGTCAAGGGCCTCATTAAGCAGGCCGAAGATTCTGGCGTAAAGCTCTTGCTCCCAACAGATATCGTCGTTGCTCCAACGTTTTCTGTAGATGCGACACCAACTTTGGTAAGTGCTGATGCAATTCCTGCAGATCAAATGGGCCTCGATATTGGACCTGAAACTGCAGCCGCATTTGCTGCAGCAATCAAAACATGCAAGACAGTCTTCTGGAATGGTCCAATGGGCGTCTTCGAATTTCCTAACTTTGCACATGGAACAAAGGTTGTCGCGCAGGCACTGACTGAGGTTCCTGGAATCTCCGTTGTTGGCGGTGGCGACTCAGCAGCAGCTGTTCGTGCACTTGGTTTTGCAGATTCTGCATTCGGTTACATCTCAACTGGCGGTGGAGCTTCACTTGAATACCTCGAAGGCAAGGAACTTCCAGGTCTGACAGCGCTCGATCTCTAA
- the tpiA gene encoding triose-phosphate isomerase — MRKPLMAGNWKMNLNHLEAIAVAQKLVYSLEDKDYDAVDVAIIPPFTDIRSIQTMVDGDRLRLQYGAQDLSPEASGAFTGDISGSMLAKLGCTFVVIGHSERRAIHHEDDALINRKIKAALANELTPIFCVGEELAIRESGTHVSHVIRQVRAGLEGFHKPDLKKIVIAYEPVWAIGTGKTATPEDAQEVCAAIREEVEQIGSSEIAANMRILYGGSVKSANIVEIMKQTDVDGALIGGASLDPEELAKIVKFHAQA; from the coding sequence ATGCGTAAACCACTCATGGCTGGTAACTGGAAGATGAACCTCAATCACCTCGAGGCGATTGCAGTTGCACAGAAGCTTGTCTACTCACTCGAAGATAAGGATTACGACGCAGTAGATGTCGCAATCATTCCTCCCTTTACAGATATCCGCTCAATCCAAACTATGGTCGACGGTGATCGCCTCCGCCTGCAGTATGGTGCGCAAGATCTTTCACCTGAGGCATCCGGTGCATTTACTGGTGATATCTCTGGCTCAATGCTCGCAAAGCTCGGCTGTACATTTGTTGTCATTGGACACTCAGAGCGTCGCGCAATCCATCATGAAGATGATGCACTGATTAATCGCAAGATTAAGGCCGCCCTTGCCAATGAACTCACACCTATTTTCTGTGTTGGTGAAGAGCTAGCAATCCGCGAATCCGGAACCCATGTGTCACATGTCATCCGACAGGTACGTGCAGGCCTTGAAGGCTTCCATAAGCCAGACCTCAAGAAGATTGTTATTGCATACGAACCTGTCTGGGCAATCGGTACAGGCAAGACAGCAACACCTGAAGATGCACAAGAAGTATGTGCAGCTATCCGCGAAGAAGTAGAGCAGATCGGCTCATCCGAGATCGCAGCAAATATGCGCATTCTTTATGGCGGTTCCGTGAAGTCTGCAAATATCGTCGAAATCATGAAGCAGACCGATGTCGATGGCGCCCTCATTGGGGGAGCAAGCCTTGACCCTGAAGAGCTGGCAAAGATCGTTAAGTTCCACGCTCAGGCGTAG